Below is a window of Culturomica massiliensis DNA.
ATTTATACCACCAGCGGTATCAAACTCTACCAACCGATTCAGATCGGCGGAAAAACCCTGCAATACTTTGATTGGTCCGAAATCGAACGTACTTTGGTTTGTTCGGACAACGACGTAAATGCCCGGATTACCTTTGATCCGATGCCCCTCAATAAAAGATTCTGTTACACAAAAGAAGAGTGGTACTTCCACACCGGTATCATGAGTTCTCCCTTCCGGGAAAAATGGAAAGAAGCCGGTGAATTAGTTCAATCAGGACAAGGACTCCGAATTTACCAGGCTTATCTAAGTTACAATGCAGAACTCGAAGCACAGATTCTGAACGTCGTACTCACCGATGGTTATAACCTGTATGAATGTTTGTTGTTGATTTATTGCCGGCCTGTAAAATGGACTGACGATCAACTTGAGATCGAATTCACCGGAAAAGTAGATGATAACGGAAATGCTTTCTACAACTCCGGAGGAGAAGCTATTCTTCAAATGCTAAACGGTAAATACACCATCACTTGTGATAATCCGTCCAAACCGGCCGTGATTATGTTTAAGTCAACTGACAAACAGGATGTATGGTTTCAGTTATCGCTAGAAAAAGTATATAACCTATAAAATTCACATATGAATATGGAAAAAATTAAATACCTCATCCTGATTTTCTGCCTGTTTTTGGCAGCTTGCGATTCGGATGACAACAAAACCGATTCGTCCGAACTGGAAGTTATTTCTTCCGACCTATCCATAGAGGCTGTCGGAGGAACGGGCACGATCGAAGTATTCTCCGCTGGTGCCTGGAGTGCAACATCCAATAAAACATGGTGTACCGTAACCGTTTCAGGCAAAATCGTACATGTGACCGTCCCGGAAAACCCGACCATCTCTTCCCGGATAGCCCTGATTACCATCAAAGCCCCCGAAGGAAATAAAACAATACCGGTATCCCAGCAAGGTTCCATTATTGCTCTTTCCCAACCGAAACTGACTTTAGGTGCTTCGGGTAAAACCAAAAACGTCACTGTTCAGAGCAATCTGAAATGGACTGCCAGCAGCAAAGACAGATGGTGTCATATCTATATCACAGACGATACATTAAAAGTATCCGCCGATCATTATGACAATACGGACCCCCGGACAACACAAATCACATTAAGTGCCGGGAAAAATACCAAAATACTATCGGTATCCCAGCGCAATCAAGGGGATTTCATGCTTGAAAAATGGTCGGATACCGACCTGGGCGCCACCCTTCCAGCCACGGAGGAAAATATGCAAAACCCCGATTATCAACAGACTTGGGGTGACATGTATCAATGGGGACGCAATGTGACATTTTCCAGAGATATTTTACCGTCAGTCGTTATGACAAATGCTTCAATAACTGCGCAAGCCGCACAGACGATGACGGAATTTATAGGAAGTGAACTGACGCCTTTTGACTGGTTGAGTGACGGGAGTGCAACCACCCTCCCCGCTACCGGAAACTCGTACGTCTGGAAAGACCGTGCGGGTCAGGAACCCTGCCCGGACGGTTGGCGATTACCTCTCGATTACGAAGCCCGGCAAATATTTCCTTACGGAGAAATAGAAGGACGGTACGTAGTCATTGACCGCTGCACAAATACGGAAGTTTTGGATGCAGCCGGTACGTCTTATACCTGTGTTTCTGTAGGCGACGGTAATTATACCAAATACGCAATTAAAAAATTCGGCACCGAGAATGCCTATGTAATGAAATACGAATGGAAGACAGGCCCCTATAACAACGGTTATCTGAAAGTGACCGAAATCCGGGGAGATGCTTACACCGATTTTACCAACTCAGAGGAAGCCGAAGCTTTATTTTCCGCCAGTGACGAACAAGCGACAAAAATATTTCCGGCCAGCGGTTATCTCTATTGCAACACAGCAACTGCGACTTCTTTAGGTGTCAGTTGTAATTATTGGACAGCTTCTCCCTATAAAGAATACGCCACTTATGTGAGCGCGACGAACTTCCAGCTTCATGTGGACGCATTGTATTGTCCCCGGTCGTTAGGATGCCAGATCCGTTGTATCAAAGCCGAATAATACCCTAAACCTATACTTTCTCACAATTAAATTATCGATTATGAAAAAAACAAATTACAACACAAAAAGTTGGTTTTGTCTGCTAAGTGCATTGACATTACTGCTGGTCATAACCGTAACCGGATGTAAAGACGACGACAAGAGTCCCGATCCTACCCTGGAAATACAAAAGAACACGATGAGCTTCCTGCAAACGGGAGGAAATGACGTTATCGAAATCACAACCAATCAGAACTGGTCATTCAATACTCCCCCGGCCTGGCTGACACTATCCGAAACTTCCGGAAAAAAAGATGCTACAGTTACCGTAACTGCTACAGAAAATAAAGATTATGCTCCCCGGGAATTCACCCTTATCGTTACAGCCGGTTCATTGAGCGGACGAGTTGTCGTATCCCAGCCTGGCCTAGACCCGGTATTAAGCGTAAACCCGAAGAATATCGGTTTTGAAGTAGACGGCGGAACAGAAACCGTATCCGTTACTTCCAATGTTACCTGGACGCCCCAATTATCCGATGGTGCCGATGGCTGGCTGACAATTACCGTATCCGAAGATAAAACCGGTATAACCATTACATCGGCACCGAATACGACTGCCGAACAAAGAGAAGCCACCCTGACTCTCGAAGGCAATCAGGAAAAAAGCGATGTCGTTACCATCATTCAGGACGGTCCTGCCAATATGACGATTACGGCATTGCGGGCCCTGGCAGCCAACAGTAAAACGGACTATACATATGTTACCGGACTTGTAACTTCTGACAACACCGGCAAAAATATCGGCGACAACCAAATGATCATACAAGACGGTACCGGTAACGCGATCACCCTGCAATTTACAGAAGAACATAATATCGCACCCGGTACTCAGGTCGATGTATTATTAAACGGAGGCAGCAGAACAACAGTAAACGGCCTGACAACCATTAACAATTTGAAAACCGCTAATATTACCTCTGTACCGACAGCGACAATCACTATAAACCCGACTGTAAAAACCATCGCAGAGATACTTGCCGGAGAAGCCGGAGACGGTTTGCTGGTAAAAATCGAAAATGTCGAATTCAAAGATATAACTCAAACATACGGCAATCAGCCTATCCTCTGGAACGGAACGGAAGAATTACCTCTCGCTGTAGCCGCGACAGCGACATTCCGGAAACAAAAAGTCGCTGCTAAAAACGGAGCGATTATCGGGCATATCACTAATGCGGAAAGCTGGAAATTAGTATTGAGAAATACAGAAGATACCGAAAACATGACGAATGACAGACTGTATGACAAATCCCGGCTCAAATTAAGCATTGTCAGCTACGCGTTCGGAAACCAGGGAGGTAAACTTCCGGTCGACATTACAACAGATACCGATATCACCTGGACGGCCACGGTGTCCGCAGGTGCCGCCTGGTGTACATTACAACCGGCAACCGGTTCGGGTTCAGGTTCATTCATTGTCACTACCGAAGCCTATTCCGGTGATAACGAACGTACGGCAACCGTTACCGTAACGGCTCCCGATCTCGACCCGGTAACTCTTGAAATCATACAGACTCCGACAGCCAAAAGGGAATTTGTCCTGTCCAGGTGGTCAAACAGCAATTTAGGTGCAAAATTACCGGCAACGGAAGAAAATATGTCAGGTCCTGACTACAAAGACACCTGGGGGATGTATTACCAATGGGGGCGAAATGTCGGATTCCCTCATTCCGGAGCTGAAACCACGATTGCCGCCAATGAATCAATTACGGCAGAACAAGCACAGGAGATGACAGAATTTATTACCTCAAACGGCGACTGGCTGACCAACCCGGGATCGGAAAGCGTATGGAACGACCGGGCAGGCTCCTATCCATGTCCTTCCGGTTACCGGTTACCCAATCAAATGGATTTATTACGTATCTATCCTTCTTCGGAAGACAAAGGGACATTCAGCAATTCCCAGAGCGTCGTTATCTATGAACGCCTGGAAGACAGACCCGGAGTACCCGACCGTACCTTATACGTTTATGAAGGAAACTCTAAAATCTACGCGATAAAGAAATTTGAAACGGCTGATGCATACATACTTCGTTTCGAAATGCTGGGAGAAGTAGGTAAAAATCTATACTTGAAAATTACTGAAATTCTAGCAGATGAAAATACCGTATTCGACAATGCAACAGATGCAGAAGCCTTATTTGCAGAAGCCACAGAATCTGAAGTCCGGATATTCCCGGCAGCCGGAATGTTGAACATGAGTGACGGAGCAACCTTACTGGCTCCGGGTGCTGCCGCCTGGTACTGGCTTGATAAAAAGATGCGTTGCATGTATATACTCAACACAACACGCATCAATGAAGCCGGGGCAATCTGCGGCTATGCAACACCGTTACGTTGCATTATGGAATAATACCGAAATATTCCGGGAACCCAAACAATGAAAACGATCAGGAGTCGGTAAAGCTTGCTTTACCACTCCTTCTCCCGGATTTTATGACACGATTTTAATTTGAAGCATATGAAACTAATAAGTTATATAATACTGTTATTCACTTTATTTCTAACAGGATGCGACTCGGATGACAATACGGGGAAATCCATTCTGGATTTAGGAATTCAGGATATTTCGTTTGAAGCGAACGGAGGAAGCCGGGAGGTTTCCATCAACCTGAACGGTAACTGGCAAGCCGTATCCGACAAAAGCTGGTGTACAGTAGGGAAAAACGCTAATAAACTAACCCTGACAGCTCCCTTAAACCTAACAATAGCCACAAGAACAGCTGTAATCACAATAACCGAAGGAAACGGTGAGGGTACATTTACCGTTATTCAAGCCGGTTCGAAATTTGATATTTTCCCGGAAAAACTTTATGTCCCTGCCTCCGGAAAAGGTGTACCCATTGCCATCAAGGGAAATGTAGAGTGGAAAGCCCAAACGGATGAAAGCTGGTGCCACCCGGTAGCGCAGGGAGATACCCTTATGATCTCCGCCGATACTTACAAAGACGAGCAAAAAGCGCGTTATGCAACCGTTACGGTACAGGTCGACGGCCAGAATGCAAGGATCATTCCGGTCATTCAAACTCATTACAAAGATTTCAATCTTGAAAAATGGTCAGATACGAATGAAGGAGCAACTCTCCCTTCCACACCGACCAACTTATCCGGAAAACAATTTAAACAAGCCTGGGGAAATTATTACCAATGGGGCAGAAATGTGGAATTTCCTTGCGAAAATGTAACAACAGTCACAACAATAGCCGCCAATTCCGACATTACAGCAGCCCAGGCCCAGCAAATGCCGGAATTCATTACTCACGTGGATGATTGGTTGTGTGACGGTAGCCTTACCACTAAACTTCCCACTCTTGAAAATACATACGGCTGGACAGACCGGTCCGGTAGCAATCCTTGCCGGAATGGCTATCGTCTGCCTTATGATTACGAATGTTTACGGATATTCCCCGGTGATGAGACTCCATTTAAAAACAAGGAACGGATGGAAGGTAAGGATGTTCTCGATATCATAGGCACAGAATACGACTATGTATCCATTTCTGACGGAGCATCGAAGATTTATATCATAAAAATGTTCGGGACATCCGAAGCTTATGTTATACGGTATGAATTCAAAGGCATATCTTCCTACAACGGCTGGATCAGGCTTACAGAAATAAAAGGAAATGCCGACACTGATTTTCAAACCGCAGGAGAAGCGGAAAACCTGTTTACAAACGCCACAAGATCCGCCGAGCTTTGTTTTCCGATTTGCGGAGTACTTTGGGGGGAAAACGCCGAAGTTGCCAGTCCCGGTACCAGCGGTTATTGGAACAATACTCCGTCCTATGAATACAAAACGGCAGCCAATGCGTATGTGCTTTCCAACATAGCCGTCAGCTACGCCACCTCATACAGACGTTCACTGGGATGTATGATACGAGGGATCAAAGAATAACCGGCCGGACGGTTATGCCTTGGTTAAACACCGAGTTTTCTCCGGAATGTTAGACATATTTAGGCTAAAAACGAAAATACGGGATAGTAATTATCCCGTATTTTCAAACATTATACATATTTCTCAAGTACATTTTTCAACTGTACCGATTGCATAACTCCGCTTTGCCTCCAAACCATCTCCCCTTTCTTAAAGATCATCAGGGTCGGTACAGATTGAATCTGATGATTCATAACCAATGCCCGGTTTGACTCTCCGTCTACATCTATCGTAATAATATGGATTTTATCTCCCATATCCTTTTTCAACTCTTCGAGTATCGGGTGCATGGCTTTACACGGACCGCACCAGGTAGCAAAAAAATCCACCAGCACCGGTTTATCACCTTTTATTAATTCTTCAAATTTCCCCATAGCTATTTTGATTTAGTTTTCTATTTATACTCAATAGCCCGGGGCAGGGTTACATCCGATCAAGGCAATACCGTTCCGTCCTCGTTCACTCTGACATAAATATCCCGTTCGCCTTGCTCCAGTTCAAAGAGGTAATAAGAACCGTCGGCTGCACTTTCAATAAAATCAATGTCGTCAATCCGGTAAGCGGCATACTGTGTACGAATGGTTTCGAGTACAACAGCCGGAACATCCGATTGCCGGACCTCCCATTCGGTATATAACCACTGGTTCTGACTGTCAAATTTTACTTCCTTATACCTATTGTCATGATAAATATCGACTTCCAGTATACCTTTTTCAATTTCATATTCAACAATCCGGGCACCGGCATAATGTGTATTTAAATAATCCGTTACAGCCTGAGGCAAACCGGCAGAAGGTACATGGCTCCCGTCGTCGCCCACAACGGTTTTTACCAGAGTGCCGTTCTCCGTATAATACAAATCCACCTCTTGCTTGCCTTGTTCAACCTCGATTACATAAACCGTTTCCATTCCGGCCCGCTCGAGCATATCCACGTCGTCAACATGCCATTGTGCATATTCACCGGCAGCAAAAGCCGTTTTAATGGCCTCCGGTAAAGCGCTGAAACGGATATCACTTTCCGTCATATACCAATTACCGGTATTATCAAACCAAGCTTCTTTTTCTACTCCGTTTTCATAGAATTCTGCTACAACATAATTTCCCTTCCGCTCCCACTCTTTGGGTGTAATACCCGGATATTTCTGCTCGAAAGCGCGGGTCACCGGCTCTTCCGGTTTATAATGATCGTCATCATTACTACAAGCCACAAATGGCAAAGAAAAAATCAAACCTAAAATAAATAATACAGTTTTCATATCCTTAGCGTTTATTGGTTAATAATCAATCGTCAAACCTGACAAATACTTGCGCAAGATTAAATTTCAACTCCAATCGGTTTGCCAGTTTCACCTCGTAACCGTTTTTGTCTTTATCGATACTCCATACAGCTATACCGGAAAAGTTCTTTGACAGATAATCTGCGATTTTAGCCGGGAGAACAGACACCGGCAAAGCGGTTTTATGCCCGTCGATTTCTTTCCACTGTCCGTTTTTATCAAAATCCAGATCAAAACCGTTCGTCAGAATGACATCGTACTGATTTCCTTCCCAGAACTCTTTTTCAATCTTAATATGAGATACGCCTGTAGCCGGAAAATGTTTACGTATAAACTCCCGGGCCGTTTGAGGCAATTGAAGGGTATCCGTCGTATACACTTTCTTATCGGCAAAAACTGCCTGTACCAAAAATAAACTGACTACTATCAGAAAAAATACTCTTTTCATATCGTTTATATTTTAAATTTACGATACAAAGAAAATATCGAATTTGGGAAACATTTGGGAATAGAAATATTTTTCCGGAAAACTTAGTAAGTTGCGATTTCGGATTTACGATCGGTTTAAATACGATTTGGCAGAGCACTTCGCTGAAATGAGAACAGATTCATTTCAAACAAATCAAAAATAATAATCCATTGAAACAGAATAGCCAAAACCCTATAAATCTGTAAAATCAGCGGAATCTATAAAAAATGCGAATCCGAAACGGACAATTTATTCCCCTATATACTTCAGTATATCCTCCGGCCGGTTCACAATATGAACGGCACCGTTATCCATCAGTTCCTTGCAAGGACGAAAGCCCCAGGAGACTCCAATAGGAGTGACTCCGCTATGGATTGCCGTTTGCATATCTACACAGGAATCTCCGACATAAAGTGTATCGTCTTGGCCGGCCCCTGTCGTTCCCAATATTTCATTTACGATAGCCGGGTCCGGCTTAGCGGGAACTCCTTCGCGTTGTCCCAATACGACCTGAAAAATTCCCTCTCCGAAATAAGTACGGATTAATTCCCGCGTAGCATCCTGATATTTATTCGATGCCACTGCCAGCATCAATCCACGGTGCTTAAGTTCTTTCAACAACTCCGGAATTCCCGGATAGGGTTTGGTTTTATCCATCATATGTCCGGAATAATAGGCAACGAACTCGGCCCGGACATGCATAATTTCGTTTTCCGTACGTGCATCTTCAGGCAATGCCCGCTCTATTAATTTCGTAATACCGTTTCCCACCATATAACGATAGTCCTCCGTTACATGTTCCTGATAACCGAATTTCCGCAAAGCATAATTGGCACTGACTGCCAAATCCTCCAGAGAATTCAATAATGTCCCGTCCAAATCAAATATTACTAATTTCATTTTCATTACCATTTAAAATCAAAAGAACCCGATTGACAAAAGTAACGATTTATTGCTGCAATTTGTTCCGCAAGCGACCGGAAAAGTTTTAATCTGCCAAAGCGTATTGCTCAATTCCGGATTCAGGTAACACGTCTTCTCCTGCTCCGGTCGACAAATCCGGTCCGGAACCGTAAAAACCGAAATAAACAAAACGATTTTATTCAGAATAAAAATACAAATCCACCGGTTGTTCCTTTTTTCTCTTTAATCTTTTTCATTTCAACTGAAAGTCTGTAATTTTGCCGATACATAAACAACCGATGAACAACCGTACCCTCCCTTCCTCCCTGGCTGAATTACAACAGCAATACCGTCTATTGGAACAGGAATACGCTTATGAAAAAGAAAGCTACCTCCAAAAATCCAGAACGGGAGGGATTTTACATAAGATACGGCAGGGTTTCTGCTGGTATCCGGTCGGAGCCGGACGCAACTATTACAATTCATTGAACCTGCCGGTCATCGAAATTACAAAAGAGAGTGATGATGACACGGAACATAACTTCGAATACGGGCGTCCGGTTTGTTTTTTTACGCCGGATGCAGCGGGAAACCAACGCTACTTCAGTTTCAACGGTACAATCAGCTATGTAGACGGCAACCGCATGGTCGTGGTTTTACCCAATACCTCAGTGGCCACAACATTGCAGCAATGCACGGATTTAGGCATACAACTTTATTTCGACGAAACGACATACAAAACCATGTTTGCAGCCCTGAACGAAGTGATGCAGGCTAAAGACAACCGTTTGGCAGAGCTTCGCGAAATCATATTGGGCAAACAAACGGCCTCTTTCCGGAATATACCGCCGATGCGCTTTCCCTGGCTCAACCGGAAACAAGAAGAAGCCGTCAACCGGATTCTTTATACCAAAGACACCGGTATCGTTCACGGTCCTCCCGGAACGGGGAAAACCACTACGCTCGTCGAAGCTGTATATGAAACATTACACAAAGAAAATCAAGTTCTGGTCTGCGCCCAAAGTAATACAGCCGTCGACTGGATTGCCGAAAAACTGACAGACCGCGGAATTCCTGTTCTTCGGATCGGAAATCCGACGCGGGTCAATGACAAAATGCTTTCTTTCAGCTACGAACGTCGTTTCGAAGCACATCCCGATTACCCCGAATTATGGAAAATCAGAAAGATGATCCGGGAAGCCATCGGCATAATACATAAAGCAGAAGGACAACATCGCAAAATACAATACGACCGTTTGCTCCAGCTACGTCACCGGGCTACCGAGCTGGAAATCGGAATCGACCGCGATTTATTTGCCGAAGCCAGAGTAATTGCCTGTACTCTGGTCGGAGCTGCCAACCGTTTACTGGCAAATAAACGTTTCAGCACCCTCTTTATCGACGAAGCATCACAAGCCCTGGAAGCAGCCTGTTGGATTGCAATAAGCAAAACCGAACGGGTCATTTTTGCCGGCGACCACTGTCAGTTACCACCGACGGTAAAATGCCCCGAAGCGGCACGAGGCGGGCTCGAACAGACATTAATGCAAAAAGTGGTCCGACGTCAGCCATCGGCCGTAACCCTCTTACAAACCCAATACCGTATGCATGAAGCCATAATGGCTTTTCCTTCCCGTTGGTTTTATCACAATCGTCTGGAAGCTGCACCGGAAGTAAAGCACCGAAGCATTCTCGAGTATGATTCGCCATTGGTATGGATAGATACCGCCGAACCGGAAGCAGCGGAAGAAACTGCGGGAGACAGCATGAGCCGCATGAATAAAAATGAGGCTGCATTACTGATCGAACACCTCCGGACATATATTGAAAAAATCGGGATGAGCCGTATTCTGGAAGAACGAATCGATTTCGGATTAATTTCTCCATACAAAGCACAGGTATACTATATCCGAAGACTCCTCAAAGCCGACCGTTTTTTCAAGCCTTTCCGGTCTCTGATTACAGTAAACTCCGTAGATGGCTTTCAAGGACAGGAACGCGATGTCATTTTTGTCAGTCTTGTAAGGGCAAATGAAGCAGGAAACATCGGTTTTTTAAATGATTTGCGCCGCATGAACGTTGCCATAACCCGTGCCCGCATGAAACTCATTATTCTGGGAAATTCCACGACACTCACCCGACACCCGTTCTACCGTTCTCTTTTCGAATACATCACTACCTATTCCTTCTGATACAAAAATGATGACGCCCGTCATAACGATAATCTATCCGTAAACCATACATATCCGTTATCGACTTAACGATGGCCAAGCCTAAGCCTGTCGATTCCTTTTTACCTCCTGCATGATAAAAACGCTGAAACACCTTTTTATCGTCGAGAGGTCCGTCAACAGCATCATTAGCAAACCGGACCTCATCAACCGTAATTCCGATATTCACAGCCCCGCAATCCGGACTATGGACAATCGCATTTTTAAGTAAATTCGTCATTAAAACAACAGACAGCATTTCATTCATCTGACAGCTAAACACGCCTTCCTCCTTTATTTCGATCCGGATATTCCGGTAAGCATAAATATCTTTAAAATCATCTGCCGCTCCATGCAATATTGTATTAAATACCACATTTTTAACCTCCGTATACTGACGATTTTCAATACGGGACAACAACAACAAAGATTTATTCAAACGAATAATCCGGTCGAGAGTTTGATGTATATCTCCGATTTCATTCAGCAACTCTTCCGTACAAGCCGGACTCTCTGCCAATAACTCCAGTTTATTCCGGCAAATGGCCAAAGGTGTCTGCAATTCATGGGAAGCATTTTCAATAAATCGCTTCTGCTCATGAAATACGGTCTCATTCCGCCCGGCCATCTCTGCGATTGCCTTATTCAAACGCCTGAATTCCGTTACCCGGGTTTCGTTTACCAAAGGTGCATTGGGTTTACCCACCGTAAAATTATCCAGCCACCCCATCAAAGCATAAAATGGCCGGAAACTTTTCCGGAACATCCAATGGGAAACAAATAAAATACAGATGACCACCGCAACATACAAATAAACAATCGACCATAAAATCGATTCCAGCATATCATCTTCCTCTATAATGGAGGTCATGATCGTCAACTCGTAATACTGTCCGTTTTCCGTCTTAAAAGCAGTTCTCAACAATCGTACAGGCTCATCGTCCATTTCATACTCATTAAAAGCCTCCGTCGTCTCAAAATGCTCCCGATAATGTTTACCCACGTCAGCAGGAATCTCCGTAATATAATAACGGGTAAGAATATCCGTATGACTGCGCGGTAT
It encodes the following:
- a CDS encoding PepSY-like domain-containing protein, yielding MKTVLFILGLIFSLPFVACSNDDDHYKPEEPVTRAFEQKYPGITPKEWERKGNYVVAEFYENGVEKEAWFDNTGNWYMTESDIRFSALPEAIKTAFAAGEYAQWHVDDVDMLERAGMETVYVIEVEQGKQEVDLYYTENGTLVKTVVGDDGSHVPSAGLPQAVTDYLNTHYAGARIVEYEIEKGILEVDIYHDNRYKEVKFDSQNQWLYTEWEVRQSDVPAVVLETIRTQYAAYRIDDIDFIESAADGSYYLFELEQGERDIYVRVNEDGTVLP
- a CDS encoding sensor histidine kinase, with the protein product MKLIHYTIGRLAIVVLIIMAFWSVFFYFQIVDEVYDETDDSLKNYKKIVIKQMLRDADIPRSHTDILTRYYITEIPADVGKHYREHFETTEAFNEYEMDDEPVRLLRTAFKTENGQYYELTIMTSIIEEDDMLESILWSIVYLYVAVVICILFVSHWMFRKSFRPFYALMGWLDNFTVGKPNAPLVNETRVTEFRRLNKAIAEMAGRNETVFHEQKRFIENASHELQTPLAICRNKLELLAESPACTEELLNEIGDIHQTLDRIIRLNKSLLLLSRIENRQYTEVKNVVFNTILHGAADDFKDIYAYRNIRIEIKEEGVFSCQMNEMLSVVLMTNLLKNAIVHSPDCGAVNIGITVDEVRFANDAVDGPLDDKKVFQRFYHAGGKKESTGLGLAIVKSITDMYGLRIDYRYDGRHHFCIRRNR
- a CDS encoding BACON domain-containing protein; its protein translation is MKLISYIILLFTLFLTGCDSDDNTGKSILDLGIQDISFEANGGSREVSINLNGNWQAVSDKSWCTVGKNANKLTLTAPLNLTIATRTAVITITEGNGEGTFTVIQAGSKFDIFPEKLYVPASGKGVPIAIKGNVEWKAQTDESWCHPVAQGDTLMISADTYKDEQKARYATVTVQVDGQNARIIPVIQTHYKDFNLEKWSDTNEGATLPSTPTNLSGKQFKQAWGNYYQWGRNVEFPCENVTTVTTIAANSDITAAQAQQMPEFITHVDDWLCDGSLTTKLPTLENTYGWTDRSGSNPCRNGYRLPYDYECLRIFPGDETPFKNKERMEGKDVLDIIGTEYDYVSISDGASKIYIIKMFGTSEAYVIRYEFKGISSYNGWIRLTEIKGNADTDFQTAGEAENLFTNATRSAELCFPICGVLWGENAEVASPGTSGYWNNTPSYEYKTAANAYVLSNIAVSYATSYRRSLGCMIRGIKE
- a CDS encoding BACON domain-containing protein; amino-acid sequence: MKKTNYNTKSWFCLLSALTLLLVITVTGCKDDDKSPDPTLEIQKNTMSFLQTGGNDVIEITTNQNWSFNTPPAWLTLSETSGKKDATVTVTATENKDYAPREFTLIVTAGSLSGRVVVSQPGLDPVLSVNPKNIGFEVDGGTETVSVTSNVTWTPQLSDGADGWLTITVSEDKTGITITSAPNTTAEQREATLTLEGNQEKSDVVTIIQDGPANMTITALRALAANSKTDYTYVTGLVTSDNTGKNIGDNQMIIQDGTGNAITLQFTEEHNIAPGTQVDVLLNGGSRTTVNGLTTINNLKTANITSVPTATITINPTVKTIAEILAGEAGDGLLVKIENVEFKDITQTYGNQPILWNGTEELPLAVAATATFRKQKVAAKNGAIIGHITNAESWKLVLRNTEDTENMTNDRLYDKSRLKLSIVSYAFGNQGGKLPVDITTDTDITWTATVSAGAAWCTLQPATGSGSGSFIVTTEAYSGDNERTATVTVTAPDLDPVTLEIIQTPTAKREFVLSRWSNSNLGAKLPATEENMSGPDYKDTWGMYYQWGRNVGFPHSGAETTIAANESITAEQAQEMTEFITSNGDWLTNPGSESVWNDRAGSYPCPSGYRLPNQMDLLRIYPSSEDKGTFSNSQSVVIYERLEDRPGVPDRTLYVYEGNSKIYAIKKFETADAYILRFEMLGEVGKNLYLKITEILADENTVFDNATDAEALFAEATESEVRIFPAAGMLNMSDGATLLAPGAAAWYWLDKKMRCMYILNTTRINEAGAICGYATPLRCIME
- a CDS encoding HAD family hydrolase, producing the protein MKMKLVIFDLDGTLLNSLEDLAVSANYALRKFGYQEHVTEDYRYMVGNGITKLIERALPEDARTENEIMHVRAEFVAYYSGHMMDKTKPYPGIPELLKELKHRGLMLAVASNKYQDATRELIRTYFGEGIFQVVLGQREGVPAKPDPAIVNEILGTTGAGQDDTLYVGDSCVDMQTAIHSGVTPIGVSWGFRPCKELMDNGAVHIVNRPEDILKYIGE
- a CDS encoding AAA domain-containing protein; amino-acid sequence: MNNRTLPSSLAELQQQYRLLEQEYAYEKESYLQKSRTGGILHKIRQGFCWYPVGAGRNYYNSLNLPVIEITKESDDDTEHNFEYGRPVCFFTPDAAGNQRYFSFNGTISYVDGNRMVVVLPNTSVATTLQQCTDLGIQLYFDETTYKTMFAALNEVMQAKDNRLAELREIILGKQTASFRNIPPMRFPWLNRKQEEAVNRILYTKDTGIVHGPPGTGKTTTLVEAVYETLHKENQVLVCAQSNTAVDWIAEKLTDRGIPVLRIGNPTRVNDKMLSFSYERRFEAHPDYPELWKIRKMIREAIGIIHKAEGQHRKIQYDRLLQLRHRATELEIGIDRDLFAEARVIACTLVGAANRLLANKRFSTLFIDEASQALEAACWIAISKTERVIFAGDHCQLPPTVKCPEAARGGLEQTLMQKVVRRQPSAVTLLQTQYRMHEAIMAFPSRWFYHNRLEAAPEVKHRSILEYDSPLVWIDTAEPEAAEETAGDSMSRMNKNEAALLIEHLRTYIEKIGMSRILEERIDFGLISPYKAQVYYIRRLLKADRFFKPFRSLITVNSVDGFQGQERDVIFVSLVRANEAGNIGFLNDLRRMNVAITRARMKLIILGNSTTLTRHPFYRSLFEYITTYSF
- the trxA gene encoding thioredoxin; this translates as MGKFEELIKGDKPVLVDFFATWCGPCKAMHPILEELKKDMGDKIHIITIDVDGESNRALVMNHQIQSVPTLMIFKKGEMVWRQSGVMQSVQLKNVLEKYV
- a CDS encoding PepSY-like domain-containing protein, yielding MKRVFFLIVVSLFLVQAVFADKKVYTTDTLQLPQTAREFIRKHFPATGVSHIKIEKEFWEGNQYDVILTNGFDLDFDKNGQWKEIDGHKTALPVSVLPAKIADYLSKNFSGIAVWSIDKDKNGYEVKLANRLELKFNLAQVFVRFDD
- a CDS encoding BACON domain-containing protein, with translation MEKIKYLILIFCLFLAACDSDDNKTDSSELEVISSDLSIEAVGGTGTIEVFSAGAWSATSNKTWCTVTVSGKIVHVTVPENPTISSRIALITIKAPEGNKTIPVSQQGSIIALSQPKLTLGASGKTKNVTVQSNLKWTASSKDRWCHIYITDDTLKVSADHYDNTDPRTTQITLSAGKNTKILSVSQRNQGDFMLEKWSDTDLGATLPATEENMQNPDYQQTWGDMYQWGRNVTFSRDILPSVVMTNASITAQAAQTMTEFIGSELTPFDWLSDGSATTLPATGNSYVWKDRAGQEPCPDGWRLPLDYEARQIFPYGEIEGRYVVIDRCTNTEVLDAAGTSYTCVSVGDGNYTKYAIKKFGTENAYVMKYEWKTGPYNNGYLKVTEIRGDAYTDFTNSEEAEALFSASDEQATKIFPASGYLYCNTATATSLGVSCNYWTASPYKEYATYVSATNFQLHVDALYCPRSLGCQIRCIKAE